ACTCTTCGGATGAACGTCAGTTGATCTTCAGAGTCAATACAAACTACTTACCACACCCTTGTGGTTTTTCTTATTTTCGGGCTAATAATCCCATATATAGTCGATATTTGATTACGTCCGCATGGAAGAAAGCAAATATTGTTCCGGTTGCGGGAAGACCCTGAAGCCGGGCATGCAGTTCTGTCCCCAGTGCGGGAAGGTCGTCAGCGGTTCTGCTGCCGACCAGGAGATTCAAGAGCAG
Above is a window of Thermoplasmata archaeon DNA encoding:
- a CDS encoding zinc-ribbon domain-containing protein; the encoded protein is MEESKYCSGCGKTLKPGMQFCPQCGKVVSGSAADQEIQEQ